A stretch of DNA from Bradyrhizobium algeriense:
GCGGGCAGGGGCTGCCGGTCACGCTGAGCCAGGTCGTCACCGAATTCCAGAGCGCGGCCAACATGGCGTTCTCGATGTATGGCGGCCTCACCATGGGCGCCACCGCGGCGCTGCTGGTGCATGGCAAGCCCGAGCAGAAGAAGATGTTCGTGCCGAAGATGGTGGCGGGCGAGTGGACCGGCACCATGAACCTCACCGAGCCGCAATGCGGCACCGATCTCGGCCTGTTGCGCACCAAGGCCGTCAAGCAGGCCGACGGCAGCTACAAGATATCAGGCACCAAGATATTCATCTCTGCGGGCGAGCACGATATCGCCGAGAACATCATCCATCTGGTGCTGGCGCGCATCGAAGGTGCGCCGGCCGGCATCAAGGGCGTGTCGCTGTTCGTGGTGCCGAAGGTGCTGGTCAATGCCGATGGCTCGCTCGGCGCGCGCAACGGCGTGTCCTGCGGCTCGATCGAGCACAAGATGGGCATCCACGGCAATTCCACCTGCGTGATGAACTACGACAACGCCACCGGCTGGCTGATCGGTGAAGAGAACAAGGGCATGCAGGGCATGTTCGTGATGATGAACGAGGCCCGCCTCGGCGTCGCCGTGCAGGGGCTGGCGCAGTCCGAGGTCGCCTATCAGAACGCTGTCAATTACGCGCGCGAGCGTCTGCAGGGCCGCTCCCTGACCGGCGCAAAGGAAGCAGACAAGCCGGCCGACCCGATCATCGTGCATCCCGACGTGCGCCGCGTGCTGCTCACCATCCGCGCCTTCAACGAAGCGGCGCGCGCCATGGTGGTGTGGACCGCGCTGAAGAGCGACGTCGCCCACCGCTCCTCCGACCCAAAGGACCGTCAGGAGGCTGACGACCATATGGGCCTGATGACGCCGGTCATGAAAGGCGTGATGACCGATGTCGGCTTCTCCAACGCGGTGCTGGCGCAGCAGATGTATGGCGGCCACGGCTATATCGCCGAGCACGGCATGGAGCAGTTCGTGCGCGATGCGCGCATCGCCATGCTCTATGAGGGCGCCAACGGCATCCAGGCGCTCGACCTTGTGGGGCGTAAATTGCCGCGCGACGGCGGCCGCGCCGTGATGGCGTTCTTTGCCGAAGTCGGCGCCTTCGCCAAGGAGCACGGCGGCGACGAGGCGATGAAGCCGTTCGTCACCCCGCTCTCGGCAGCCCTCGGCCATCTGCAGCAGGCCACCGGCTGGCTGATGCAGAACGCGCTGACCAAGCCCGACAATGCGGGTGCGGCCGCCACCGACTACATGCAATTGTTCGGGCTCGTCACCTTCGCCTATATGTGGGCGCGGATGGCCAAGGTCGCTCAGGACAAGATTGCGAGCAGTGGCGCCACGCCCTATCTGAGCACCAAGTTGGTGACCGGCCGCTTCTTCATGGAGCGCATGCTGCCGGAAACCCACGTCCATCTTGCGCGCATCCAGACCGGCTGCGCGACCACCATGGAATTGGCGGCGGAAGCGTTCTGAGATTTTCCGCCGTTTCCTGTCCTTATCGCCTATAATATTATGATCCTCATACCAGGAGGGCGTCATGCCTGAGGCATATATCTACGATCACGTTCGCACCCCGCGCGGCCGCGGCAAGGCCGATGGCGCGCTCCACGAGGTCACCGCGCTGGCGCTGGCGACAGTGCCGCTGCAGGCGCTGAAGGAGCGCAACAATCTCGGCGAAGACGTCGTCGACGACGTCATCCTCGGCGTGGTCGATCCGGTCGGCGAGGCCGGCTCCGACATCGCGCGCTTCGCGGCGCTGAAGGCGGGCCTCGGTGAATCCGTCCCCGGCGTGCAGATCAGCCGCTTCTGCGCCTCCGGCCTCGATGCGGTGAATTTCGCCGCCGCCCAGATCATGGCCGGCCAGCATGAGCTTGTGATCGGCGGCGGCGCGGAATCGATGAGCCGCGTCGGCATCGGCGCGTCCGGCGGCGCCTGGCCGATGGATCCCTCGATGGCGGTGCCTTCCTATTTCATGCCGCAGGGCGTCTCGGCTGATCTGATCGCGACCAAATACGGTTTCTCGCGCGATGACGTCGACGCCTACGCCGTGCAAAGCCAGCAGCGCGCCGCAAAGGCCTGGGACGAGGGCCGCTTCAACAAGTCGGTGGTGCCGGTGAAGGACGTCAACGGCCTGACAATCCTGGCCAAGGATGAGCACATGCGCCCGACCACGACCATGCAGTCGCTGGCGCAACTGCAGCCGGCGTTCACCGTGGTTGGCCAGATGGGCGGTTTCGATGCGGTGGCGATCCAGTCGCATCCGGAAATCGAGCGCGTCAATTACGTCCACCATGCCGGCAACTCCTCCGGCATCGTCGATGGCGCCGGCGCGGTGCTGCTCGGCAGCAAGGGAGCGGGCGCGAAACATGGCCTGAAGCCGCGTGCAAAGATCCGCGCCTTTGCCAATATCGGTTCGGAGCCCGCGATGATGCTGACCGGGCCGGTCGACGTCACGGAAAAGCTGTTCGAGCGGTCCGGCATGAAGAAGTCGGACATCGACCTGTTCGAGCTCAACGAGGCCTTTGCTTCCGTCGTGCTGCGCTACATCCAGGCGTTCGAGATCGACAATGCCAAGATCAACGTCAATGGCGGCGCGATCGCGCTCGGCCATCCGCTCGGCGCGACCGGGGCCATGATCCTCGGCACCGTGCTCGACGAGCTGGAGCGCACCAACAAGTCCACCGCGCTGGTGACGCTGTGCATCGGCGGCGGCATGGGGACCGCGACGATCATCGAGCGGGTGTGACGCGACGCAATTCGTAGGGTGGGCAAAGCGAAGCGTGCCCACCATCACGAACTCCGCTGGGAATGGTGGGCACGCTGCGCTTTGCCCACCCTACGAAATCCAAGTCAACCGCCGCGCCTGACATCGGCTGCCGGCACCGAGGGAGCAACCAACATGGCCTTCAAGAATTTCAAGGTAGAGACCGACGCCGACGGCATTGCGCTCGTCACCTGGGACATCCCCGGACGTTCGATGAACGTGCTGGACGAGACCTCGACCACCGAGCTCGAAGAGATCCTGAAGCAGACCACGGCCGATGCCGCGGTGAAGGGCGTCGTCATCACCTCCAGCAAGGAAGCGTTCTGCGCCGGCGCCGACCTTTCCATGCTCGAAGGTATGAACAAGGAGTACGCCAAGGTCTTCAAGGAAAAGGGCGAGGTCGCGGCGAACCAGATGCTGTTCGACCAGAGCCGCCGCTTTTCGCTGGTGCTGCGTGGCATCGAAACCTGCGGCAAGCCGTGGGCAGCCGCGATCAACGGGCTGGCGCTGGGCGGCGGTTTTGAGGTGACGCTGTCCTGCCACTACCGTGTTGCGGCTGAAAATCCCAAGACCCGCCTCGGCCTGCCCGAGGTGAAGGTCGGCCTGTTCCCCGGCGCCGGCGGCACCCAGCGCGTGCCGCGCCTCGTGCCGCCGCAGGATGCGATGACGATCCTGCTCAAGGGCGATCCGGTCACGATCGACAAGGCCAAGGCGCTCAATTTGATCCACGCCATCGTGCCGGCTTCCGAACTGGTCAAGGCGGCCAAGGACTGGATCAAGGGCGGCGGCAAGGCCGTCGCGCCCTGGGACGAGAAGGGCTTCAAGCTGCCGGGCGGTCCGGTGTTCTCCAAGAACGGCATGATGATGTTCCCGGCCGGCAACGCCATCTATCGCCGCGAGACCTACGACAATTATCCGGCCGCGCGCGCCATCATGAGCTGCGTCTATGAGGGCCTGCAGTTGCCGATCGACGCCGCGCTGCGCGTCGAGTCGCGTTACTTCACGAAAGTCCTGCGCTCCAAGGAAGCCGCGGCGATGATCCGCAGCCTGTTCCTGTCGATGCAGGAGCTGAACAAGGGTGCCCGGCGTCCGCAAAGCGTGCCGCCGACCAGGATCAAGAAGGTCGCCGTGATCGGCGCCGGCTTCATGGGCGCCAGCGTCGGCTACGTCTCGGCCCGCGCCGGCCTCGACGTCGTGCTGATCGACCGCGACCAGGAAAGCGCCGACAAGGGCAAGGCGCATGCGCAGAAGGTGATCGACGAGCAGGTCGCCAAGGGCCGCGCCAAGGCCACTGACCGCGACGCGCTGCTGGCGCGCATCACGCCGACCGCCGACTACGCCACGCTCGGGGATTGCGACCTCGTCATCGAGGCCGTGTTCGAGGACCGCAAGGTCAAGGCTGAGACTTTTGCCAAGGCGCAGCAATACCTCAGGGCGGACGCGATCTTCGCTTCCAACACCTCGACGCTGCCGATCACCTCGCTGGCCGAAAGCTTCAAGGAGCAGGGCAAGTTCGTCGGCATTCACTTCTTCTCGCCGGTCGAGAAGATGATGCTGGTCGAAATCATCCTCGGCAAGAACACCGGCGACATCGCGCTCGCCGCCGCGCTCGACTATGTCCGGATGATCGGCAAGACGCCGATCGTCGTCAATGATTCGCGCGGCTTCTACGCCAACCGCTGCGTCGGCCGTTACATCGCCGAAGGCAACGAGATGTTCCTCGAAGGCGTGCCGCCGGCGATGATCGAGAACTGCGCCAAGATGGCCGGCATGCCGGTCGGTCCGCTGTCGCTGTCCGATGAAGTCGCCCTCGACCTCGGCCTGAAGGTCATCAAGGCAACCGAAGCCGATCTTGGTCCCAATTCCATCAACCCGGATCAGAAGAAGCTGATGGTGGAACTGGTCGAGAAGCAGGGGCGCTTGGGGCGCAAGAACAGCAAGGGCTTTTACGACTATCCCGAGAAGGGCAAGGGCCAGAAGAGCCTGTGGCCGGGCCTGTCGGCGCTGCAGCCCAAGCAGCTCGATCCGGATACGCTCGATATCGAGGAGCTGAAGCAGCGTTTTCTGGTGGTGCAGGCGGTGGAAGCCGCGCGCACGGTCGAGGATCACGTCATCACCGATCCGCGCGAGGCCGATGTCGGCTCGATACTCGGTTTTGGCTTTGCGCCGTTCACCGGCGGCACGCTGTCCTACATCGACTTCATGGGCACGCGGAAGTTCGTCGAGCTCTGCCACAGGTTAGAGGCCAAATACGGCTCGCGCTTTACCCCGCCGAAACTGCTGGAAGACATGGCGGCCAGCGGCGAGACCTTCTACGGCCGCTTCCCGCCGAAGAAGGCGGCGTAAGGTGGCCAAGTAGCCAACCCCGTCATTGCCTGCGACAAACGCGAAGCGTTTGCGCAAGGGAGCGTAGCGACGAAGCAATCCATCCATCCGTTATGCCGCGATATGGATTGCTTCGCTTCGCTCGCAATGACGTAAACAAAAAGGGCCGGATCATCGATCCGGCCCTTTCGCATTCCATCGTTGAAAATCTCACGCCGCCTTCATCAGGCCTTCCTTGGTCAGCGCTTCCTGCACCTTCGGGCGGGCGGCGATGCGGGCCTTGTAGGCCAGAAGGTTCGGCATCTCGGAAAGATCGAACTTCAACCGGTCCGCCCAGGACAGCATCGTGAACAGATAGCCATCGGCAACGGTGAACTGGCTGCCCATCAAATAGTCGCGCCCCGCAAGCTGGGCCTCGACATACTTGAATTTGCCCATCACCCGGTCCTTGAAGAACGCCTTGGCCTCGTCGGCCAGCACCGGCGAGAACATCGGGCCGAAACTCTTGTGCAGTTCCGTGGTGATGAAGTTGAGCCACTCCAGCAGCTTGTAGCGCTCGGCGCTATCGCGGGCGGGCGCGAGGTTCTTAGCCGCGGCCTTGTCGGCGATCATCTGGACGATGACCGGCCCCTCGGTGACCAGTTCGCCCGAATCGAGCGCCAGTACCGGCACCTGGCCCTTCGGGTTGACCTTCAAAAAGTCGTCACCGTTCTCCAGCTTCTTGGTGCGCAGGTCGACCTTGACCAGGTCATAGGGCAGACCGGCCTCGAGGAGCGCGATATGGGGGGATAGCGAGCAGGCGCCTGGCGTATAATACAGTTTCATCGGCTTTTCCTTCCCTCGATATTATCATTATCGGGTGGAGTGACTAAATGCATTTGCATGTAATAGTCAAGATTGATGCAGCTGCATTTAGTGCGGTACACTGATCTGTGACAGATACGGACTGGATGATGAAACGCAAACCATCGACCGAGGCGACCGCCGCCTGGATCCGCCTGATGCGGGTGCAGAGCCGGGTGCTCGATGCCGTCGAGCAGGATTTGAAGAAAGCGGGCTTTCCGCCGCTGGCCTGGTATGACGCGCTGCTGGAACTGTCGCGTGCGCCGTCCGGCGAGATGCGCCCGGTGGAACTGGAAAAGCAGATGCTGATCCCGCAATATTCGACCTCGCGGCTGATCGACCGCCTGGTGGACGAGGGCCTGGCGGCGCGGCGTGAATGCAAGATCGACAAGCGCGGCCAGTTCGTGGAGATCACCGAAGCCGGGCGCGAACTGCAGAAGAAAATGTGGAGCGCCTATTCGGCGGCGATCGAAAAGCACGTCGGCTCGAAACTGTCCGATGCCGACGCCATGAAGCTTTGCGGTCTGCTCGACCGGCTGGGCTGCTCCTGCTCCGACGTCAAGGCCGCCGCTGCCCGCGACGGCGTGCCGGCGCGATGATAACCCTGATATATTTCGTTGTTGCGGACGACGCCGTCCGCATTCCCTTGGCCATAAGGCGCGTTCGGTCGAATCGCCAGATATCCGGATTTTTTCATGGCGCGTGACCAGATCGATATGACGCCGCTGCAATCGCGTGACGAACTCGTCACGTGGTTCGAGGCCGGCTGCAAGCCGCGGTCCGAGTTCCGCATCGGTACCGAACACGAGAAGACCCCGTTCACGCTGGAGGGCCGTCAGCCCGTGCCATACGAGGGCGCGCGCGGCATCGGCGCGCTGCTCGAAGGTATGCAGCTCCTGCTCGGCTGGGAGCCGATCATGGAGCGTGGCAACATCATCGGGCTCTACGACGTTACCGGCGGCGGCGCGATTTCGCTGGAGCCGGGCGGGCAGTTCGAGTTGTCGGGGGCGCCGGTCGAAAACGTGCACCAGACCCAGGCCGAGCTGATGGCGCATCTGGCGCAGGTGCGCGAGATCGCGACGCCCCTTGGGATCGGCTTTCTCGGGCTCGGCATGACGCCGTCCTGGTCGCGGGAGCAGATTCCCGTGATGCCCAAGGGCCGCTACAAGATCATGAGCAACTACATGCCGAAGGTCGGGCAATATGGCATCGACATGATGTACCGGACCTGCACGGTGCAGACCAATCTCGACTTCTCTTCGGAAGCCGACATGGTCAAGAAGCTGCGCGTGTCGATTGCGCTGCAGCCGGTGGCGACCGCCCTGTTTGCCAACTCGCCCTTCACCGAAGGCAAGTCCAATGGGTACCTGTCGTTCCGCTCCGAGATCTGGCGCGACACCGATAACGCGCGCTCCGGCATGTTGCCGTGGGTGTTCGAGGACGGCATGGGGTTCGAGCGCTGGGTCGACTATGCGCTCGACGTTCCCATGTACTTCGTCAAGCGCGGCGACACCTATATCGACGTCGCAGGTTCCTCGTTCCGCGCCTTCTTCGAGGGCCGCAACAATTCACTGCCTGGGGAGCGTCCGACCTTGTCGGACTGGGCCAACCATCTGTCGACGATTTTCCCGGAAGTCCGCCTCAAGCGTTATCTGGAAATGCGCGGTGCGGACGGCGTGCCATGGGGCCGGCTGCCGGCGCTGCCGGCGTTCTGGGTCGGGCTGCTGTATGACGACGAAAGCCTGAACGAGGCCTGGGAGCTGGTCAGTCACTGGACCGCGCCGGAGCGTCAGGCGCTACGCGACGACGTGCCGCGCTTCGGCTTTAAGGCCAGGATCAAGGACCGTTATCTGTTCGAAATCGCCCGGGAATGCCTGAAGCTGTCGCATGCCGGCTTGCGGCGGCGTGGCCGCGTCGATCATTCCGGCCGCGACGAGAGCCGTTACCTCGAACCGCTGGAGCGCATCCTCGAATCGGGCCGCACGCCGGCGGAAGAAATGCTCGACAAATTCAACGGCGAGTGGGGCGGTTCCGTGGAGCCCGTCTATCAGGAATACGCGTTTTAATTTAACGGGTTGCTTAACCTTTGGGCCGTTCATCCACCGTACAGGTTGATGGCGCTCAAATGACGGCCGGATGGAGCATGATCTCCGCGCAAACGCGTTTTTCGCGTTTGTCGCGAAGGAAGACCGGTGCCGGTCTTCCAAGGAAATCATGCTCGAATCAAAGGGCTGGGGCGGGACGGCTTTTCGAAGGCCATCCCGCGCTGGAAGCGCATACTCGAAAGCAACGTACTCGAAAGCAACCTTGCATGGGGACTGTTCGCCTGCTCAGGGCGTGTATGGTGACGCTCGCCTTTTTGGCGGCGGCCGTAGGCGCGCGCCCGGCGCTGGCGCAGGCCAATTTCGACCGTCCTGGCGGCGATTATCTCAGCTCGCCCGTGATCTCGGGCGATCCGGCGGAATGCGCGCTGGTGTGCGAGCGCGACCGCCGCTGCCGTGCCTGGACCTTCAGCTATCCGACCGACCTGACCAAAGGCGCGGTATGCTGGCTCAAGAGCAACGTGCCGGCGCGGGTACAGAGCGATTGCTGCGTCTCGGGCGTGCGCGGCGCCGGCGTGGTCGAACGGCGCAACGAGACAACCGAAACCTCGATCGACCGCTTCGGCGGCGACTACAAGAGTTTTGATCTCAAGAGCGGCGACGGCGACGACGCCTGCAAGGCCGCCTGCGCCGCCGACAACAAATGCCGCGCCTGGACCTATGCCCGGCCCGGCTACGCCGGCAAGGAGGCGCACTGCTTCCTGAAGAAGGACATCAAGCCGCCGCGGCGGAAGGCGGGGTTCACGTCCGGTGTGGTGAGGTAACATTTCAGGCCCTGCGACGTAATTGGCATGCGCACTGGAACTGTTCGTTCCGGTCGAGCGCATCTGGCTGCGCGTATTCAGGGAGATCATGATGAAATTCTCGCGGAGGTTCTTTGGCGGTGCCGTTGTCGCGGCCGGTCTGGCGTTCGCCGGTTCGCTGTCGCCGGCTCTGGCCGGCACGCCCATTCCGTTCTCGGCGGAGGCCTTCAAGGCGGCCCAGGCCGCGGGCGGCCCGATCCTGGTCGAAATCCATGCCGACTGGTGTCCGACCTGCAAGGCGCAGGGACCTATCCTCGACAAGCTGACGGCGGATCCGAAGTTCAAGGACTTGAAGGTATTCCGGGTCGATTTCGACACGATGAAACCGGTGGTGAAGCAATTCGGCGCCCAGATGCAGTCGACGCTGATCGTGTTCAAGGGATCCGCCGAGAAGGGCCGTTCCGTCGGCGATACCAAGCAGCCCTCGATCGCGGCGCTGCTCGACAAGAGCCTCTGAGCTGCCGTGAGCGCCCTCGCGCTGGCCTTCGTGGCTGGACTGCTTTCGATCCTGTCGCCCTGTGTGTTGCCGCTGGTGCCGATCGTGCTCGGCGCTGCCGTCGCCGCGCACGCGTTCGGCGCGTTTGCGCTGGCAGCGGGCCTCGCAATCTCTTTTGCCTTGCTTGGCTTGCTGCTTGCGCTGGTCGGATTCGGCCTCGGCATCGATGCCGGAATCTTCCGCATGGCTGCCGCAGCGATCATGATCGCGCTGGGTGCGGTGCTGCTCGTTCCCGCCTGGCAAGCGAGGCTCGCGGCGGCCGGCGGGCCGGTGGCCGGTTGGGCCGATCAGCGCCTCGGCGGTTTTGCCTCCTCGGGCCTCGCCGGACAGTTTGCCATCGGCCTCCTGCTCGGCGCCGTCTGGTCGCCTTGCGTTGGACCGACGCTTGGTGCGGCGTCGCTGCTGGCCTCGCAGGGCCGCGACCTGCCGCAGGTCGGATTGACGATGGCGGTCTTCGGCATCGGTGCCGGGGTGCCGCTGGTTTTGCTGGGATTGCTGTCGCGCGCCTCCCTGATGCGCGTCCGCTCCGGCCTGTTGTCAGCGGGAAAGCTCGGCAAGGGCTTGCTCGGAGCCGCATTTATTCTGATT
This window harbors:
- a CDS encoding glutamate--cysteine ligase; this translates as MARDQIDMTPLQSRDELVTWFEAGCKPRSEFRIGTEHEKTPFTLEGRQPVPYEGARGIGALLEGMQLLLGWEPIMERGNIIGLYDVTGGGAISLEPGGQFELSGAPVENVHQTQAELMAHLAQVREIATPLGIGFLGLGMTPSWSREQIPVMPKGRYKIMSNYMPKVGQYGIDMMYRTCTVQTNLDFSSEADMVKKLRVSIALQPVATALFANSPFTEGKSNGYLSFRSEIWRDTDNARSGMLPWVFEDGMGFERWVDYALDVPMYFVKRGDTYIDVAGSSFRAFFEGRNNSLPGERPTLSDWANHLSTIFPEVRLKRYLEMRGADGVPWGRLPALPAFWVGLLYDDESLNEAWELVSHWTAPERQALRDDVPRFGFKARIKDRYLFEIARECLKLSHAGLRRRGRVDHSGRDESRYLEPLERILESGRTPAEEMLDKFNGEWGGSVEPVYQEYAF
- a CDS encoding cytochrome c biogenesis CcdA family protein, producing MSALALAFVAGLLSILSPCVLPLVPIVLGAAVAAHAFGAFALAAGLAISFALLGLLLALVGFGLGIDAGIFRMAAAAIMIALGAVLLVPAWQARLAAAGGPVAGWADQRLGGFASSGLAGQFAIGLLLGAVWSPCVGPTLGAASLLASQGRDLPQVGLTMAVFGIGAGVPLVLLGLLSRASLMRVRSGLLSAGKLGKGLLGAAFILIGATIVSGTDKKIEAALVDASPQWLTDLTTSF
- a CDS encoding MarR family winged helix-turn-helix transcriptional regulator, giving the protein MKRKPSTEATAAWIRLMRVQSRVLDAVEQDLKKAGFPPLAWYDALLELSRAPSGEMRPVELEKQMLIPQYSTSRLIDRLVDEGLAARRECKIDKRGQFVEITEAGRELQKKMWSAYSAAIEKHVGSKLSDADAMKLCGLLDRLGCSCSDVKAAAARDGVPAR
- a CDS encoding thioredoxin family protein translates to MKFSRRFFGGAVVAAGLAFAGSLSPALAGTPIPFSAEAFKAAQAAGGPILVEIHADWCPTCKAQGPILDKLTADPKFKDLKVFRVDFDTMKPVVKQFGAQMQSTLIVFKGSAEKGRSVGDTKQPSIAALLDKSL
- a CDS encoding acetyl-CoA C-acetyltransferase encodes the protein MPEAYIYDHVRTPRGRGKADGALHEVTALALATVPLQALKERNNLGEDVVDDVILGVVDPVGEAGSDIARFAALKAGLGESVPGVQISRFCASGLDAVNFAAAQIMAGQHELVIGGGAESMSRVGIGASGGAWPMDPSMAVPSYFMPQGVSADLIATKYGFSRDDVDAYAVQSQQRAAKAWDEGRFNKSVVPVKDVNGLTILAKDEHMRPTTTMQSLAQLQPAFTVVGQMGGFDAVAIQSHPEIERVNYVHHAGNSSGIVDGAGAVLLGSKGAGAKHGLKPRAKIRAFANIGSEPAMMLTGPVDVTEKLFERSGMKKSDIDLFELNEAFASVVLRYIQAFEIDNAKINVNGGAIALGHPLGATGAMILGTVLDELERTNKSTALVTLCIGGGMGTATIIERV
- a CDS encoding FAD-dependent oxidoreductase translates to MAFKNFKVETDADGIALVTWDIPGRSMNVLDETSTTELEEILKQTTADAAVKGVVITSSKEAFCAGADLSMLEGMNKEYAKVFKEKGEVAANQMLFDQSRRFSLVLRGIETCGKPWAAAINGLALGGGFEVTLSCHYRVAAENPKTRLGLPEVKVGLFPGAGGTQRVPRLVPPQDAMTILLKGDPVTIDKAKALNLIHAIVPASELVKAAKDWIKGGGKAVAPWDEKGFKLPGGPVFSKNGMMMFPAGNAIYRRETYDNYPAARAIMSCVYEGLQLPIDAALRVESRYFTKVLRSKEAAAMIRSLFLSMQELNKGARRPQSVPPTRIKKVAVIGAGFMGASVGYVSARAGLDVVLIDRDQESADKGKAHAQKVIDEQVAKGRAKATDRDALLARITPTADYATLGDCDLVIEAVFEDRKVKAETFAKAQQYLRADAIFASNTSTLPITSLAESFKEQGKFVGIHFFSPVEKMMLVEIILGKNTGDIALAAALDYVRMIGKTPIVVNDSRGFYANRCVGRYIAEGNEMFLEGVPPAMIENCAKMAGMPVGPLSLSDEVALDLGLKVIKATEADLGPNSINPDQKKLMVELVEKQGRLGRKNSKGFYDYPEKGKGQKSLWPGLSALQPKQLDPDTLDIEELKQRFLVVQAVEAARTVEDHVITDPREADVGSILGFGFAPFTGGTLSYIDFMGTRKFVELCHRLEAKYGSRFTPPKLLEDMAASGETFYGRFPPKKAA
- a CDS encoding PAN domain-containing protein; translated protein: MVTLAFLAAAVGARPALAQANFDRPGGDYLSSPVISGDPAECALVCERDRRCRAWTFSYPTDLTKGAVCWLKSNVPARVQSDCCVSGVRGAGVVERRNETTETSIDRFGGDYKSFDLKSGDGDDACKAACAADNKCRAWTYARPGYAGKEAHCFLKKDIKPPRRKAGFTSGVVR
- the gstA gene encoding glutathione transferase GstA, giving the protein MKLYYTPGACSLSPHIALLEAGLPYDLVKVDLRTKKLENGDDFLKVNPKGQVPVLALDSGELVTEGPVIVQMIADKAAAKNLAPARDSAERYKLLEWLNFITTELHKSFGPMFSPVLADEAKAFFKDRVMGKFKYVEAQLAGRDYLMGSQFTVADGYLFTMLSWADRLKFDLSEMPNLLAYKARIAARPKVQEALTKEGLMKAA
- a CDS encoding acyl-CoA dehydrogenase C-terminal domain-containing protein; its protein translation is MPIYKAPVEDVTFLLNDVFQIDRYDNLPGFTDASADVREAIIGEAAKLSEEVLQPLNRVGDLEGCKRHDDGSVTTPKGFKEAFKQVAEGGWLGLSAPAEYGGQGLPVTLSQVVTEFQSAANMAFSMYGGLTMGATAALLVHGKPEQKKMFVPKMVAGEWTGTMNLTEPQCGTDLGLLRTKAVKQADGSYKISGTKIFISAGEHDIAENIIHLVLARIEGAPAGIKGVSLFVVPKVLVNADGSLGARNGVSCGSIEHKMGIHGNSTCVMNYDNATGWLIGEENKGMQGMFVMMNEARLGVAVQGLAQSEVAYQNAVNYARERLQGRSLTGAKEADKPADPIIVHPDVRRVLLTIRAFNEAARAMVVWTALKSDVAHRSSDPKDRQEADDHMGLMTPVMKGVMTDVGFSNAVLAQQMYGGHGYIAEHGMEQFVRDARIAMLYEGANGIQALDLVGRKLPRDGGRAVMAFFAEVGAFAKEHGGDEAMKPFVTPLSAALGHLQQATGWLMQNALTKPDNAGAAATDYMQLFGLVTFAYMWARMAKVAQDKIASSGATPYLSTKLVTGRFFMERMLPETHVHLARIQTGCATTMELAAEAF